The Streptococcus oralis Uo5 genome includes a window with the following:
- a CDS encoding MIP/aquaporin family protein has translation MKKFVAELIGTFMLVFIGTGAVVFGNGLNGLGHLGIAFAFGLAIVVAAYSIGTVSGAHLNPAVSIAMFVNKRLSSSELVNYILGQVVGAFLASAAVFFLLSNSGMSTASLGENALANGVTVFGGFLFEVIATFLFVLVIMTVTSESKGNGAIAGLVIGLSLTALILVGLNITGLSVNPARSLAPAVLVGGAALLQVWIFILAPIVGGVLAALVAKNFLGTEE, from the coding sequence ATGAAAAAATTTGTTGCTGAATTAATCGGTACATTTATGCTTGTGTTCATTGGAACAGGAGCTGTTGTTTTTGGAAATGGTCTTAATGGCCTTGGACACCTTGGAATTGCTTTTGCCTTTGGTTTGGCAATTGTGGTTGCAGCTTACTCAATCGGAACTGTTTCAGGTGCTCACTTGAACCCAGCAGTTTCGATCGCTATGTTTGTAAACAAACGTTTGTCATCTTCAGAACTTGTAAACTACATCCTTGGACAAGTAGTTGGAGCTTTCCTTGCGTCAGCTGCAGTATTCTTCCTCTTGTCTAACTCAGGCATGTCAACTGCTAGTCTTGGTGAAAATGCCTTGGCAAACGGTGTCACTGTCTTTGGTGGATTCTTGTTTGAAGTCATCGCAACTTTCTTGTTTGTCCTAGTTATCATGACTGTAACATCAGAAAGCAAGGGAAATGGCGCGATTGCTGGTTTGGTAATCGGTTTGTCATTGACAGCCTTGATCCTTGTGGGATTGAACATTACTGGCCTTTCAGTAAACCCAGCTCGTAGTTTGGCTCCAGCTGTCTTGGTCGGTGGCGCAGCCCTTCTACAAGTATGGATTTTCATCCTTGCACCAATCGTTGGTGGCGTTCTTGCAGCACTTGTTGCGAAAAACTTTCTTGGAACAGAAGAATAA
- a CDS encoding MarR family winged helix-turn-helix transcriptional regulator: MTYLEKWFDYNRRQKEMEALLEETIAQQSEQRLTLKEFYLLYYLDLANEKSLRQIDLPDKLHLSPSAVSRMVARLEEKNCGLLSRRCCDQDRRASFICLTDEGQTTLAYLQKAVEERLETSLDFIS, translated from the coding sequence ATGACCTATTTGGAAAAGTGGTTTGACTACAATCGCCGTCAAAAGGAAATGGAAGCCTTGTTGGAAGAAACCATCGCCCAGCAGAGTGAACAAAGGTTGACCTTGAAGGAGTTTTACCTGCTCTACTATCTGGACCTAGCTAATGAAAAATCTTTACGTCAGATTGACCTGCCAGATAAACTCCATCTCAGCCCGAGCGCTGTTTCTCGAATGGTGGCTCGCCTGGAAGAGAAAAACTGCGGTTTGCTTAGTCGCCGGTGTTGCGATCAGGATAGACGGGCTAGTTTTATCTGCCTGACTGACGAGGGACAAACAACCCTAGCTTACCTGCAAAAGGCCGTCGAAGAAAGGCTGGAGACGAGTCTTGATTTCATTTCGTAA
- the queF gene encoding preQ(1) synthase has translation MSQQEEMKNLSLLGNKETNYIFDYQPEVLESFDNRHVENDYFIKFNCPEFTSLCPITAQPDFATIYISYIPDKLCVESKSLKLYLFSYRNHGDFHENCINTIGKDLVNLLDPRYLEVWGKFTPRGGISIDPYYNYGRPGTKYEGLAEQRLFQHDLYPEKIDNR, from the coding sequence ATGTCACAACAAGAAGAAATGAAAAACCTTAGCCTCCTCGGCAACAAAGAAACCAACTATATTTTTGACTATCAACCAGAAGTCCTCGAATCCTTTGACAATCGTCATGTTGAAAATGACTATTTCATCAAATTCAACTGTCCTGAATTTACCTCTCTTTGTCCTATTACGGCTCAACCAGACTTTGCGACGATTTATATTTCCTACATTCCTGACAAGCTCTGCGTCGAGTCAAAATCCCTCAAACTCTACCTCTTTAGTTACCGAAATCATGGGGATTTTCACGAAAACTGTATCAACACTATCGGGAAAGACTTGGTCAACTTGCTAGACCCTCGCTATTTAGAAGTCTGGGGAAAATTCACTCCGCGCGGTGGCATTTCAATTGACCCCTACTACAACTACGGTAGACCTGGAACTAAGTATGAAGGCTTGGCAGAACAACGTCTCTTTCAACACGACCTTTATCCAGAGAAAATTGACAACCGCTAA
- the queC gene encoding 7-cyano-7-deazaguanine synthase QueC: MKRQSALVVFSGGQDSTTCLFWAKEHYKTVEAVTFAYGQRHHLEIQVAREIAKEQGIRHHILDMSLLGQITENALTSDMEIEQKEGEVPNTFVDGRNHLFLSFAAVLAKQLGIKDIVTGVCETDFSGYPDCRDVFVKSLNVTLNLAMDYDFVIQTPLMWLDKAETWELADQLGAFDYVREKTLTCYNGIIGSGCGDCPACHLRQHGLDVYLSQKGEG, encoded by the coding sequence ATGAAACGTCAATCAGCCTTGGTCGTCTTTAGTGGCGGTCAAGATTCCACAACCTGCCTCTTTTGGGCTAAAGAACACTATAAAACAGTCGAAGCCGTCACCTTTGCCTACGGCCAACGCCATCATCTCGAGATTCAAGTTGCTAGAGAAATCGCTAAGGAACAAGGCATTCGTCATCACATCTTAGATATGTCTCTGCTGGGACAAATCACTGAAAATGCCCTAACCTCTGACATGGAAATCGAGCAAAAAGAGGGAGAGGTTCCCAATACTTTCGTTGACGGTCGCAACCACCTCTTTCTGTCCTTTGCGGCAGTTCTTGCCAAACAACTTGGTATTAAAGACATCGTGACAGGTGTTTGCGAGACAGATTTCTCAGGCTACCCTGACTGCCGGGATGTCTTTGTCAAATCTCTCAATGTCACCCTCAACCTTGCCATGGATTACGACTTTGTTATCCAAACACCTCTCATGTGGCTAGACAAGGCTGAAACTTGGGAATTAGCCGACCAACTCGGTGCCTTTGACTATGTTCGTGAAAAGACCCTGACCTGCTACAATGGGATTATCGGAAGTGGCTGTGGAGATTGTCCAGCCTGCCATCTACGTCAGCATGGTTTAGATGTTTATCTTTCACAGAAAGGAGAGGGCTAA
- the queD gene encoding 6-carboxytetrahydropterin synthase QueD gives MFFAPKEIKQETGESLVYNPHRTLVSKEFTFDAAHHLFHYEGKCKSLHGHTYHLQVAVSGFLDERGMTYDFGDIKAIYKNYLEPHLDHRYLNETLPYMNTTAENMVYWIFQTMSQELPDERGLRLEYVRLYETPTAFAEFIREWLDD, from the coding sequence ATGTTTTTCGCACCTAAAGAAATCAAACAGGAAACTGGGGAGTCTCTCGTCTACAATCCTCACAGAACCTTGGTATCAAAAGAATTTACCTTTGATGCTGCCCACCACCTCTTTCACTATGAGGGAAAATGCAAGTCCCTGCACGGCCACACTTATCATCTGCAAGTTGCTGTCAGTGGATTTTTAGATGAACGGGGCATGACCTACGATTTCGGAGATATCAAAGCCATCTACAAGAACTACTTAGAGCCCCATTTGGATCATCGCTATCTCAATGAAACTCTGCCTTATATGAACACGACTGCTGAAAATATGGTTTACTGGATTTTCCAAACCATGAGTCAAGAGTTGCCTGACGAGCGCGGTCTCCGTTTGGAATACGTTCGCCTCTATGAGACTCCGACTGCCTTTGCGGAGTTTATACGGGAGTGGTTAGATGACTAG
- the queE gene encoding 7-carboxy-7-deazaguanine synthase QueE, which produces MTRERVLKLPVLEIFGPTFQGEGRAIGQKTMFVRTAGCDYHCDWCDSAFTWDGSEKPTRMTADEVIAALDKLGSYDYVTLSGGNPAILAANMAQLVTKLKERGVTLAVETQGSRWQNWLKDIDQVTLSPKPPSSKMEVNFETLDFIVSQLDPDKVTFKIPVFDDADLAFAKGIQERYQPDVLFLSAGNPEPKATGNIVQDQLNRLKELWERVATDDSWGNVRVLPQLHTLLYDNQRGV; this is translated from the coding sequence ATGACTAGGGAACGTGTCCTCAAACTACCAGTTCTGGAAATCTTTGGCCCAACCTTTCAAGGTGAAGGTCGTGCTATCGGGCAGAAAACCATGTTTGTCCGCACTGCTGGTTGCGACTACCACTGCGACTGGTGCGACTCTGCCTTTACTTGGGATGGTTCTGAAAAACCTACTCGTATGACAGCTGATGAAGTTATTGCTGCCTTAGATAAGCTAGGAAGCTACGACTACGTCACCCTGTCTGGGGGAAATCCTGCTATCCTAGCAGCCAACATGGCTCAACTCGTCACCAAGCTCAAGGAACGTGGAGTCACTCTGGCCGTTGAGACCCAAGGCTCCCGCTGGCAAAATTGGTTAAAAGATATCGATCAGGTCACTCTGAGTCCCAAACCTCCTTCATCCAAGATGGAAGTCAACTTCGAGACTTTAGACTTTATCGTTTCCCAATTAGATCCAGACAAGGTCACCTTTAAAATCCCTGTCTTTGACGATGCCGATTTGGCCTTTGCCAAAGGGATTCAAGAACGCTACCAACCAGATGTTCTCTTCTTATCGGCTGGAAATCCTGAGCCCAAGGCTACAGGTAATATTGTTCAAGACCAACTAAACCGCCTCAAAGAACTCTGGGAACGCGTCGCTACTGACGATAGCTGGGGCAATGTTCGCGTCCTTCCTCAACTTCATACCCTCCTCTACGACAACCAACGTGGTGTTTAA
- a CDS encoding CidA/LrgA family protein produces MKLYVQLMILFVISLIGEGISSFFHLPIPGSIIGLIILFLALQFKWLRTRHVNMVGNFLLANMTILFLPPAVGIMEKFDVIAPYLLPIVLIVFFAAVINIILIALVVQFIKRRFEGDYEKGDAK; encoded by the coding sequence ATGAAATTATATGTTCAATTAATGATTCTCTTTGTGATTTCTCTTATCGGAGAGGGAATTTCTAGTTTCTTTCATCTGCCCATCCCAGGCAGTATTATCGGCTTGATTATTCTCTTTCTAGCCTTACAGTTCAAGTGGCTAAGGACCAGGCATGTCAACATGGTCGGGAATTTCTTGCTGGCCAATATGACCATTCTCTTTTTACCGCCAGCAGTGGGAATCATGGAGAAGTTTGATGTGATTGCTCCTTATCTTTTGCCTATTGTTTTGATTGTCTTTTTTGCGGCTGTCATCAACATTATCCTCATCGCCCTAGTGGTTCAGTTTATCAAGCGACGATTTGAGGGAGATTATGAGAAAGGAGATGCCAAATGA
- a CDS encoding DUF2974 domain-containing protein, giving the protein MVSSGIPTLDAANMTYEFENVRVNKSNIRDNEQLLEEVNKRKVLPSNLQYLDDFHDDSAGTSGTAFLDKDSGEVIIAYTGTNPNADIVKDVATDVGSIAMALGFHYDEAFKFYERIRQRYGDNITLTGHSLGGNIAQRVALEYNAPRTVVYNSAPLYLEGLIESKDKIIDYLTPWDSAREKIINKQKTFTGQVVRIRTQDDFLNNISKPFLGVYLGEDYLLENSGGHSIDPDITGDKDQINQIKDILEKQSPEKMTGLEKKNYETLKKLQGVKNGLLKQLNTQFLSDGSISSHEMFFLDSIQATAVATAMTESVSNGHSEIEAVAKKAVADAETLYDKSKEVPWFVTELTYDEIEDVYAEAGVTYDSIVGETQRHFDKKVSKSAEIVKAFTDLGTNIQKGIEQAVEGDESLARDINQWTN; this is encoded by the coding sequence ATGGTGAGTAGTGGTATTCCAACTTTAGATGCGGCGAATATGACGTATGAATTCGAGAATGTTAGAGTAAATAAATCTAATATAAGAGACAATGAGCAGCTACTTGAAGAAGTAAATAAACGAAAAGTTCTCCCCTCAAACCTCCAATATTTAGATGATTTTCATGATGATTCCGCTGGCACAAGTGGTACAGCCTTCCTAGATAAGGACAGTGGAGAGGTGATCATTGCCTATACGGGAACGAATCCTAATGCGGATATAGTCAAGGATGTCGCTACAGATGTCGGTAGTATAGCCATGGCGCTCGGTTTTCATTATGATGAAGCTTTCAAATTTTATGAAAGGATTCGACAGAGATATGGGGATAATATTACTCTAACTGGACATTCTTTAGGAGGTAACATCGCTCAGAGGGTGGCCTTAGAGTATAACGCTCCCCGTACTGTGGTATATAACTCAGCGCCCCTCTATTTAGAAGGTCTTATCGAATCTAAAGATAAAATTATAGATTACCTAACTCCTTGGGATTCGGCAAGGGAGAAGATAATCAATAAACAAAAGACATTCACAGGTCAAGTGGTACGAATCCGGACTCAAGATGACTTTCTTAACAATATCTCAAAGCCTTTTTTAGGTGTATACTTGGGAGAAGATTACCTGCTTGAAAATTCTGGTGGGCACAGTATTGATCCAGATATTACGGGTGATAAAGATCAAATTAACCAAATCAAGGATATTTTGGAAAAACAGAGTCCAGAGAAGATGACTGGACTTGAAAAGAAGAACTATGAGACCCTGAAGAAACTACAAGGTGTCAAAAACGGACTTCTAAAGCAGTTGAATACTCAATTTTTATCAGATGGTAGTATAAGTAGCCATGAGATGTTTTTCTTGGATAGCATCCAAGCAACAGCTGTTGCGACAGCAATGACAGAGAGTGTCAGCAACGGACACAGCGAGATTGAGGCAGTGGCTAAAAAAGCAGTTGCGGATGCTGAAACACTCTATGATAAAAGTAAGGAAGTTCCCTGGTTCGTCACAGAATTAACTTATGATGAGATAGAGGATGTCTATGCAGAAGCTGGGGTAACGTATGATAGTATTGTGGGGGAGACTCAGAGACATTTTGATAAAAAAGTAAGTAAATCAGCTGAGATTGTAAAAGCCTTTACGGATCTGGGAACGAATATTCAGAAGGGTATTGAACAAGCAGTTGAAGGAGATGAAAGCTTGGCAAGGGATATTAATCAATGGACAAACTAG
- a CDS encoding DUF4649 family protein: MIEITYLDASKQERTMTFESYQDFERSQHACLIGVADYYPVQKLTYNGHDLDYHGTYGDVFFYLMKQDLSQYN; the protein is encoded by the coding sequence ATGATCGAAATTACTTATCTAGACGCCAGTAAGCAAGAGAGAACCATGACTTTCGAGTCTTACCAAGACTTTGAACGTTCTCAACACGCCTGCCTTATCGGTGTCGCAGACTATTACCCAGTTCAAAAATTAACCTACAATGGTCATGACTTGGACTACCATGGGACTTATGGAGATGTCTTCTTCTATCTCATGAAACAAGATTTAAGCCAATATAACTAA
- a CDS encoding DUF2785 domain-containing protein, producing MRRKLQRKVIEEKPSYSQEEIQWLLEHLGDASPEIRDELVFTSLARGIQEELFSLEQFQFISEEVSSDEGLYKEIDSRGVSTLKRSFRALIYANLLSADANQKSIFYQGLKSEIRNILLNQGLHYLSKEKDTTGFSSQYGWVHAFAHGADLLTEVVCHPDFLKNRDHEVFDVLDQLFKRITIRFTNDEDWRLARVLYEPILQGKLGQEQVASWIKTIDFPIEDREDFYKFSNFRSCLLEVYIQLDQKNSLQDALKEAIQSFQY from the coding sequence ATGCGTCGAAAATTACAAAGAAAAGTGATAGAAGAAAAACCAAGCTATAGCCAAGAAGAAATTCAGTGGTTGCTTGAGCATTTAGGAGATGCCTCTCCAGAAATTCGAGACGAACTTGTTTTTACGAGTTTGGCTAGAGGGATTCAAGAAGAGTTGTTTTCCCTTGAGCAGTTTCAGTTTATCTCAGAAGAAGTCTCATCTGATGAAGGTCTATACAAAGAGATTGATAGTAGAGGGGTTTCAACTCTTAAACGTTCTTTTAGGGCGCTTATTTATGCAAATCTATTGTCTGCGGATGCCAACCAGAAATCGATTTTTTATCAGGGGTTGAAATCAGAAATTCGTAATATCCTTTTAAATCAAGGCTTGCACTATCTTTCAAAAGAAAAGGATACAACAGGTTTTTCAAGTCAGTATGGTTGGGTTCACGCTTTTGCGCATGGGGCTGACCTTTTGACTGAAGTCGTTTGTCATCCAGACTTTCTTAAAAATAGAGATCATGAAGTATTTGATGTACTTGACCAACTATTTAAAAGAATTACCATTCGTTTTACAAATGATGAGGATTGGCGGTTAGCGAGAGTACTTTATGAACCCATTTTGCAAGGGAAATTAGGGCAAGAACAAGTAGCTTCTTGGATAAAAACTATTGACTTTCCGATAGAAGACAGGGAAGATTTTTATAAATTTTCCAACTTCAGATCCTGTCTGTTGGAAGTCTATATCCAACTTGACCAGAAAAATAGTTTACAAGATGCCTTGAAAGAAGCCATTCAATCTTTTCAGTACTAA
- the trxA gene encoding thioredoxin, translating into MAKAITDATFEQETKDGLVLVDFWATWCGPCRMQGPILDKLSEELSEDVLKIVKMDVDENPNTARSFGIMSIPTLLFKKDGQVVKQVAGVHTAEQIKAIVAELS; encoded by the coding sequence ATGGCAAAAGCAATTACAGATGCAACATTTGAACAAGAAACAAAAGACGGTTTGGTCTTGGTAGACTTCTGGGCAACTTGGTGTGGTCCATGTCGTATGCAAGGTCCAATCTTGGATAAATTGTCTGAAGAACTTTCAGAAGATGTCTTGAAAATCGTTAAAATGGACGTTGATGAAAATCCAAACACAGCTCGTTCTTTTGGAATCATGTCTATCCCAACCCTTCTCTTCAAGAAAGACGGCCAAGTGGTGAAACAAGTTGCTGGAGTACACACTGCAGAACAAATCAAGGCTATCGTTGCTGAATTGAGCTAA